In Nocardioides conyzicola, one genomic interval encodes:
- the treY gene encoding malto-oligosyltrehalose synthase, with protein MRTPVSTYRLQITEDFDLFEAARRLRYLHDLGVDWVYLSPLLAAEPGSTHGYDVVAFDHVDTSRGGTEGLGTLSAEARRLGMGVLVDIVPNHVGVASPTDEAWWWDVLQHGRESEHATAFDIEWPAGDGKLLIPVVGDGDEDAIEVVGGELRYHDLRFPLAPGTSTHEEQHYRLVNWHEADDNLNYRRFFAVNSLAAVRVEDPEVFAETHIEIRRWFEEGLVDGLRVDHPDGLRDPKRYLDDLATLTGGAYVLVEKILEPGESLSTDWATQGTTGYDALGLVDRVLTDPAGREPLDALESRLRGGPVDWAELIHGTKRDVADGILHSEVRRITREVRRMTTEASFKAVEDAIAELLACFPVYRSYLPEGLDHLEHAFDLARTHRPDLAATYDVLHPILSDGWTPPARRFQQTSGMVMAKGVEDCAFYRYSRLTSLNEVGGDPSVFSVTVDEFHAAMAERQRDWPLAMTTLSTHDTKRGEDVRARITALAEMPGVWESAIDELLALAPVPDPGFGSLLWQAILGAWPTSSDPDLRSRLHGYAEKAMREAGDRTTWTEPDEAYESAVHAAVDAAFDDDGVRRVLDRLVAAVDDAGRANALAAKLVAITMPGVPDVYQGSELWEQSLVDPDNRRFVDFDHRDAVLAGSASDDAEAKLQVTRAALTLRRDRADLFSTYAPVGVSGPAAAHVLAFDRGGAITVATRLPAGLAAAGWGDTRLDLPPGEWHDVLTGRPASAMLADLLAVHPVALLVKENA; from the coding sequence ATGAGGACCCCGGTCAGCACCTACCGGCTCCAGATCACGGAGGACTTCGACCTGTTCGAGGCCGCCCGCCGGCTCCGCTACCTGCACGACCTCGGCGTCGACTGGGTCTACCTGTCGCCGCTGCTCGCTGCCGAGCCCGGCAGCACGCACGGGTACGACGTGGTCGCGTTCGACCACGTCGACACCTCGCGCGGCGGGACCGAGGGGCTCGGCACGCTGTCCGCCGAGGCCCGTCGGCTCGGCATGGGCGTGCTCGTCGACATCGTGCCCAACCACGTCGGCGTCGCCTCGCCCACGGACGAGGCGTGGTGGTGGGACGTGCTCCAGCACGGCCGCGAGTCGGAGCACGCGACGGCTTTCGACATCGAGTGGCCGGCCGGTGACGGCAAGCTGCTCATCCCGGTCGTCGGCGACGGCGACGAGGACGCGATCGAGGTGGTGGGCGGCGAGCTCCGCTACCACGACCTCCGCTTCCCGCTCGCTCCCGGCACCAGCACGCACGAGGAGCAGCACTACCGCCTCGTCAACTGGCACGAGGCGGACGACAACCTCAACTACCGCCGGTTCTTCGCGGTCAACAGCCTCGCCGCCGTCCGCGTCGAGGACCCCGAGGTCTTCGCGGAGACGCACATCGAGATCCGCCGCTGGTTCGAGGAGGGCCTGGTCGACGGCCTCCGGGTCGACCACCCCGACGGCCTGCGCGACCCGAAGCGCTACCTCGACGACCTCGCCACCCTGACCGGCGGCGCCTACGTGCTGGTCGAGAAGATCCTCGAGCCCGGCGAGTCCCTGTCGACCGACTGGGCCACCCAGGGCACGACCGGGTACGACGCCCTCGGGCTCGTCGACCGCGTCCTCACCGACCCGGCCGGGCGGGAGCCGCTCGACGCGCTCGAGTCCCGCCTGCGCGGCGGACCCGTCGACTGGGCCGAGCTGATCCACGGCACCAAGCGCGACGTGGCCGACGGGATCCTGCACTCCGAGGTCCGCCGGATCACCCGTGAGGTGCGCCGGATGACGACCGAGGCCTCGTTCAAGGCCGTCGAGGACGCGATCGCCGAGCTGCTCGCGTGCTTCCCGGTCTACCGGTCCTACCTGCCCGAGGGTCTCGACCACCTGGAACACGCGTTCGACCTGGCGCGCACGCACCGGCCGGACCTCGCCGCGACGTACGACGTCCTGCACCCGATCCTCAGCGACGGCTGGACGCCGCCGGCGCGACGCTTCCAGCAGACCAGCGGCATGGTGATGGCGAAGGGCGTCGAGGACTGCGCGTTCTACCGCTACTCGCGGCTCACCTCGCTCAACGAGGTCGGCGGCGACCCAAGCGTCTTCTCCGTGACGGTCGACGAGTTCCACGCGGCGATGGCCGAGCGGCAGCGCGACTGGCCGCTCGCGATGACGACGCTGTCGACCCACGACACCAAGCGCGGCGAGGACGTGCGCGCCCGCATCACCGCGCTGGCCGAGATGCCAGGCGTCTGGGAGTCGGCGATCGACGAGCTGCTGGCGCTCGCGCCGGTGCCCGACCCGGGTTTCGGATCCCTGCTGTGGCAGGCGATCCTCGGCGCCTGGCCCACTTCGTCCGACCCCGACCTGCGCAGCCGGCTACACGGGTACGCCGAGAAGGCGATGCGCGAGGCCGGCGACCGCACGACGTGGACCGAGCCCGACGAGGCCTACGAGTCCGCGGTGCACGCCGCGGTCGACGCGGCCTTCGACGACGACGGCGTACGACGCGTCCTCGACCGGCTGGTCGCGGCCGTGGACGACGCCGGTCGCGCGAACGCGCTGGCCGCCAAGCTGGTCGCGATCACGATGCCGGGCGTGCCCGACGTCTACCAGGGCAGCGAGCTGTGGGAGCAGTCGCTGGTCGACCCCGACAACCGCAGGTTCGTGGACTTCGACCACCGCGACGCCGTGCTCGCCGGGTCGGCCTCCGACGACGCCGAGGCCAAGCTGCAGGTCACACGGGCGGCACTGACCCTGCGACGGGACCGGGCCGACCTGTTCTCGACGTACGCACCGGTCGGCGTCAGCGGACCCGCGGCGGCGCACGTGCTCGCCTTCGACCGCGGTGGCGCGATCACCGTCGCCACCCGGCTGCCGGCCGGCCTGGCCGCCGCCGGCTGGGGCGACACCCGGCTCGACCTGCCGCCGGGCGAGTGGCACGACGTGCTGACCGGTCGGCCCGCCTCTGCGATGCTGGCCGACCTGCTCGCCGTCCACCCGGTGGCGCTGCTCGTGAAGGAGAACGCGTGA
- the treZ gene encoding malto-oligosyltrehalose trehalohydrolase, whose product MTYGPFDIWAPRPSRLRLVAAGQTIEMAKDEDDWWTPTGEVPDPVGEEIDYGYLIDGDETPRPDPLSRHQPDGVHGLSRTFDTSEFEWHDSSWTGRQLAGAVIYELHIGTFTAEGTFDAALTKLDHLRDIGVDFVEVMPVNAFNGTHNWGYDGVLWHAVHEGYGGPAGYQRFVDGCHAAGIGVIQDVVYNHLGPSGNYLPLYGPYLKSGANTWGDLVNLDDEGSDVVRRYILDNVQMWLSDYHVDGLRLDAVHALDDSSPVHLLEEMAVEVAALSAHLGRPLTLIAESDLNDTKLVTPREAGGYGLDAQWSDDFHHAVHVALTRETTGYYADFEPLDALAKVVERGFFHDGTFSSFRGRNHGRRIDTDKMPSWRLVVASQNHDQIGNRAVGDRITETLDDDQLACAALLTMAGPFTPMLFQGEEWAASTPFQFFTSHPEPELGKATAEGRIAEFEQMGWDPDVVPDPQDPETFVRSKLSWTEAGTGRHARMLDVYRRLAVLRRERPELTDPSFAHNACLVDEDARLFEMWRGDVHVIVNFGDAEAVIELDDEGELLFETESSVDLVGTTLTVPAHAGAVIAP is encoded by the coding sequence GTGACCTACGGACCGTTCGACATCTGGGCGCCGCGCCCCTCGCGGCTGCGCCTCGTCGCCGCCGGGCAGACGATCGAGATGGCCAAGGACGAGGACGACTGGTGGACGCCCACCGGGGAGGTCCCCGACCCGGTCGGCGAGGAGATCGACTACGGCTACCTCATCGACGGCGACGAGACGCCGCGACCCGACCCGCTCTCGCGGCACCAGCCGGACGGCGTGCACGGGCTCTCGCGCACCTTCGACACGTCCGAGTTCGAGTGGCACGACTCCTCGTGGACGGGACGCCAGCTCGCCGGCGCCGTGATCTACGAGCTGCACATCGGGACGTTCACGGCGGAGGGCACCTTCGACGCCGCGCTCACCAAGCTCGACCACCTGCGCGACATCGGCGTCGACTTCGTCGAGGTGATGCCGGTCAACGCCTTCAACGGCACCCACAACTGGGGCTACGACGGCGTGCTGTGGCACGCGGTGCACGAGGGGTACGGCGGGCCCGCGGGCTACCAGCGCTTCGTCGACGGCTGCCACGCGGCCGGGATCGGCGTCATCCAGGACGTCGTCTACAACCACCTCGGACCGTCCGGCAACTACCTGCCGCTCTACGGCCCCTACCTGAAGTCCGGCGCCAACACCTGGGGCGACCTGGTCAACCTCGACGACGAAGGCTCCGACGTCGTACGCCGCTACATCCTCGACAACGTGCAGATGTGGCTGTCGGACTACCACGTCGACGGGCTGCGGCTCGACGCCGTGCACGCGCTCGACGACTCGTCCCCCGTCCACCTGCTGGAGGAGATGGCGGTCGAGGTCGCCGCCCTGTCCGCCCACCTCGGCCGGCCGCTGACGCTGATCGCCGAGTCCGACCTCAACGACACCAAGCTGGTGACGCCCCGCGAGGCCGGCGGCTACGGCCTGGACGCGCAGTGGAGCGACGACTTCCACCACGCGGTGCACGTGGCGCTGACCCGGGAGACGACGGGCTACTACGCCGACTTCGAGCCGCTGGACGCGCTCGCGAAGGTGGTCGAGCGCGGCTTCTTCCACGACGGCACGTTCTCCTCCTTCCGCGGCCGCAACCACGGCCGCAGGATCGACACCGACAAGATGCCGAGCTGGCGGCTCGTCGTAGCCAGCCAGAACCACGACCAGATCGGCAACCGCGCCGTCGGCGACCGGATCACCGAGACGCTCGACGACGACCAGCTCGCCTGCGCGGCCCTGCTGACGATGGCAGGCCCCTTCACGCCGATGCTCTTCCAGGGCGAGGAGTGGGCGGCCTCCACGCCGTTCCAGTTCTTCACCTCGCACCCCGAGCCCGAGCTCGGCAAGGCCACGGCCGAGGGCCGGATCGCGGAGTTCGAGCAGATGGGCTGGGACCCGGACGTCGTCCCCGACCCGCAGGACCCGGAGACGTTCGTGCGCTCCAAGCTCAGCTGGACCGAGGCCGGCACCGGCCGGCACGCGCGGATGCTGGACGTCTACCGGCGGCTCGCCGTGCTCCGTCGGGAGCGGCCCGAGCTGACCGACCCGTCGTTCGCCCACAACGCGTGCCTGGTCGACGAGGACGCACGGCTCTTCGAGATGTGGCGCGGCGACGTGCACGTGATCGTCAACTTCGGCGACGCCGAGGCCGTGATCGAGCTGGACGACGAGGGCGAGCTGCTCTTCGAGACGGAGTCCAGCGTCGACCTCGTCGGTACGACGCTCACGGTGCCGGCGCACGCCGGTGCGGTCATCGCCCCCTGA